TTCTAAAGGGACAGATGCACAGTAACCTATATCGACTTATAGGAACCACGGTGCAAGGTGGAGCATCTATGTCCACGAATGCTAGCACGGAGACAGATAACACCTATCTATGGCATATGCGTCATGGGCATATGGGGGAAAGAGGATTGATGGAGCTTCACAAGAGGAATACACTCCAAGGTATGAAAACATGCAAATTAGATTTCTACAAATTTTGTGTTCTAGGAAAACAATGTAGAGTACGGTTTAAGGTTGCAACTCATATGAGCAAGGGCGTGCTCGAGTATGTACATACAAATGTATGGGGTCCTTCATGAGATACAAAAGTGAGGTCTGTGATAAGTTCAAAGAATGGAAAGCCAAAGTTGAGACTTCAACGGGGAAGAAGCTGAAGTGCTTGAGATCGGACAATGGTGGAGAGTACAAATTGATACCGTTCATAGAGTTTTGCAAGAATGAAAGGATTATACGTCACTTTACAGTTCCAGATACGTCCCAACAGAATGGCGTAGCGGAAAGGATAAACCGGACCTTACTAGAGAGAGCTTGGAGCATGAGGCTACATGCGAAATTgagcaaggaattttgggcagaAGCCGTTTGCATGGCGTGTTATCTTGTGAATCGGTCTCCATCAACTGCAATTGAATGCAAAATTCCGGAAGAGGTATGGACCGATAAAATTGTCGATTATTCTAATTTAAGAATATTCGGTTGTCCCGCTTTTGTACATGTGCAGAGTTCGAAGCGCTCGAAGTTGGACCCAAAGTCAAAATAGTGCATATTTCTCTGTTATGAGAAAGGAGTGAAAGGCTACAAATTATGGGATCCAAGTGAGAAGAAAGTTCTGACGAGCGGGGATGTTGTGTTCGATGAATCCGCAATGTTGAAGTCAAGCTACGTACCACACGTGGCTATTGAAGAGGAGAGTGATAAATCTATCGTTAAGGTGGAGTTTGAAGCCGGAGAATCTACAGAGAATGGCGAGTCATCCGATGAAGCTCCGGAAGTTAAAGAAACAGTAGAAATTCCTCATATTATTGTGACGGGTTGAGGAAGACGCACTCTCAAAGCACCGAAGAGGTACGGTTTTGAGGACATGGTTGCTTATGCTCTTATTGTAGGTCCGGCGATCCAAGCTCCTATTATGAAGCTTTGAAAAGTGATCACAAAGAAAAATGGATGACTGTTATGATGGAGGAGATGGAATCGTTACAAAAGAATGAAACGTAGCGACTTGTGAAGAAACCCTAGGATCGGAAAGtcattggctgcaaatgggttcttcaaaaaaaggaagtagcgaTAGATAAAGAGCAAGAGAGATACAAGGTTTGACTTATTGCTAAAGGCTATGCACGTAAAGAGGGGATCGATTATGATGAAATATTTTCCCTAGTTGTGAAACACATGTCAATTCGTGTTTTACTAGCTATTGTGGCCATATATGACTTGGAGCTTGAGCAGCTAGATGTGAAGACAGCATTCCTTCATGGAAACTTGGAGGAGAAAATTTACATGGAGCAGCCCAAAGGCTTCAAGgtgaaagggaaagagaatcaTGTTTGTTTGCTGAAGAGATCACTTTACGATTTAGAGCAATCTCCGAGGCAATGGAATAAAAAGTTTGATTCTTTTATGCTTCGTATTGGCTACATGAGGAGTGTGCATGATCCTTGTGTCTATTACATAGTTTTGGATGATAAGTCACTTATTCTGTTGAtgctctatgttgatgatatgttgattgcTATAAGAAAAATGGGAGATATTATTTCACTAAAGTCTCGGTTAAGCAAcgagtttgaaatgaaggaTTTTTGTGCTGCAAAAAAGATCCTTGGCATAGAAATCTTTCAAGATAGACATGCAAGTAAACTTTGGGTAAATCGGAAGAAGTACGTTGAGAAGGTCTTGGAGAGGTTCAACATGGGAAAAGCTAAATCGGTTTGTACACCTTTAGCAAATCACTTCAGATTATCCGAGAAACAATGGCCTAGTTCACATGAGGATGTGGCAAAGATGTCTCGAGTACCCTATGCCGGTGCAATAGGGAGCCTCATGTATGCTATGGTTTGTAACAGATCGGATTTGGCCATGCGGTGAGCCTTGTTAGCCGATACATAAGCAATCCGGGTAAGGAGCATTGGGAAGCTGTTAAGTAGATTTTTCGTTATTTGGATGGAACTACCGGAATGGGTTTGATGTTCGGTTCAAAGGAAGAATCGATCGATTTAGCAGGTTATGTCGATTCAGACTTCGTTGGTGATTTGGACAAGCGAAGGTCCATCACAGGATACATCTTTACTCTTGGAGGTGGAGCTATTTCGTGGAGAGCAATGCTTCGGTCTACTATAGCATTGTCTATAACCAAAGGCGAGTATATGGTAGCAAGCGAGGCTGCGAAGGAGGGAATATGGCTGATCGGCTTGGTCACAGAGTTGGGTTTAAAGCAGAAAAGTGTTACTCTATATTGTGATAGCCAAAGTACAATATGTCTCGCTAAGAATCAAGTGTTTCATTCCAGAACGAAACacattgaagttttttttttttttttggtaagttaagTATGTATAACTTTTCAAAGCACTAGGTAACAAGAgtagccgaacacaaaaaccttgacccaATTAGGACACAAGAATTTGTCCTAGAGGGGTCAAATGTTATGCGGCGCAAAAGACATGTGAGAGCAAGAAGGGGAAGATCCCCGGAGGCCATACAAGCGGCCTAACCATGTGGTGCTAACAAGAAGACCGCTAACCGGCGAAAGCACCGTCGAAGAGTCTACAAACTATACGGCGAAAACAGCAGCCAAAAAGGAGTAAATACTGCTAAACGACCTAAGGACGAGCCTCAAAGATGGCGGGGGAGAGACCCCAACTACTTTGTAACCGACGATTCCAAGGGGTATCGTTGACTGTTCCAAGAGAAATGGCTTTGTCCTTGACCACCTTAATGAGGTGTTTAATCATTTCCGGTACAAAAAGGGCCTTGCTCCGAAATAAGATGTCATTCCGCTTGGTCCATATAAGGTGACAAAGCGCACCATGGGAGAATCCGGCAAGTCGGTGAGAGAAAGACCGGCCACCTATGTACGTCATGGCCCAACGGATGTGTTCTTGCCAAGGACGGTTCCTCCATGTTAACCGACATTTGGCTGCCCAAAACAAGGCCAAGCTACCCGTAACCGAGCACCCAAAGAATAGATGATCCACGGAATCCGGTCTCCTTCGGCAGAAGGCACAAGTCCCATCGGTGATCCTGCGGTTTTGGATTAGTAAAGTGCGGGTAGGTATGCGGTTGAGAGTGACTAACCACATGAGAAAGGCGTGACGCGGAGTAATGTCCCGGTCCCACACAAAAGAGTGCCAAGGAGCAGCCCGACCTTTGGACTCGATGAAGTCCCAGGCCGACGCCACCGAGAAAGTACCCGACGGGTGGGCTTGCCAGGTGAGTATGTCATCTCCATTGTCGTTGAAAGAAGGTGCCGGCTCCGCCCACCCCAAAATGGTATTCCGTGAGTCCGACGGTGGCCAATCCGAGTCATAAAAGGAGCGCACTGTGGCTTCATGCGGTATCCTGGAACGGTAGATATCCCTACTAGAAAAGAGCCCGAAGAGGGGGCCTTTGTCGTGCCACCAATCGTACCAGAAAGCCGTCGTACGTCCATTTCTTAACTTCCATCGGAATTGTGAAGAGAAATCCACGCGGAGGTCGAGTATCTTCTTCCATGTCCATGAGCAGAATGTGGGTTTGGTAGCCACCCAAAAATTAGTGTTCTTCGGGAAAGTCGAGTGAATCCACTTGCACCACAAGGACTCTTTATCGGTGAATAGGGTCCATATATGTTTGAGGGTCATGGCCTTGTTGTAATCCACAAGCCTGCGAATCCCCAAGCCTCCCTCGTCTTTGGGAAGACATATGTCCGCCCGGGACACCTTGGCACCCCCAACACCAAGGTTAGGACCTTTCCAAAGAAAGCGTCGTAGAATACgctcaatatcatgcaagatgGACCTTGGGAGGGTGAAAATGCTAGCCCAGTAAACATGGATCGAATGTAAGACAGACTTGATGAGCTGTAGACGACCGGCATAAGACAAGAACCTTTGGGCCCAAGACCTTACTCTAGCCGTGATAGAGTCCACCAATACCTTGCAATGAGTCTTGCTTAGTCTAGATGCAATAATAGGTACCCCTAAGTAGCGGAATGGAAGAGTACCTTGTTGGAAGCCCAAGCACTCCCGGATTTGGTCATGAAGACTCGAAGTGCCACCAGAGAAGAAGATGTTGCTTTTGTTCCGGTTTGGCTTCAAACCCGACCACCCCGAGAATATATCCAACCCCTCTTTAAGCAACCGTACCGACCCGATGTGGGCCTCGGTGAATAAGAGGACATCATCGACAAAGAATAAATGCGATAGTCGGGAAGATTTGCATCTCCGGAAATATTTGAAGTCCGGAAGATTGGTCTTGGCACGGAGAATACCGGAGAAAACTTCCATAACCAAGGTGAATAAGTAAGGGGATAGGGGGTCACCTTGTCTAATGCCTGCATTCTTGGAGAAGAAGCCATGGAGCTCACCGTTAATAGCGACGGAAAACCGTGGCGAGGAGATGCATTCCATGATCAACCTAACAAGAAAGGAGGGGAACCGAAATGCTTGTAACACCATTTCAAGGAAAGACCAATCCATCGTATCATAGGCCTTCTGGAAGTCAaccttgattgcacattttggaAGATATGGCTGATGATGAAAGTTCGCAAACAACTCTTGAGCGAGCAATATGTTATCACTAATCCTTCTTCCTTTGACAAAAGCCGTTTGAGATGAATTAACAATGGAGGGCAAGACACTAGCAATTCGGTTGGCTATGATCTTGGTTATACATTTGTAGACGGTGTTGCAACAAGCAATAGGCCGAAACTCACCCATAGCCGAGGCATTGGGTGTCTTGGGAACCAAGGAGAGGATAGTTGTGTTGGTCTCTTTGAGAAGACAACCCGTGGAAAAGAAATCCTTGACTGCCAATATTACCGACGGACCAACAGTTTCCCATGAAGTTGTGAAGAATTCCACATTGAAACCATCGGGGCCAGGAGCTTTACCTCTAGCAAGGGAGGAGAAGGTGCATCTGATCTCCTCGTCCGTGACATGTCGAGATAGGGAGTTGATTTGGTCGTCATCTAGAGTACGACCAATGTAGCCGCGTATATCTGAAATCCCAGTACAAGTAGAGGTCGAATCCCCATTGAGCAGCTGTTGAAAGTGTCCTACAATGTGTTCCCGCACCAGATTCGGTTCGGTCAAGACGACACCAGTGGAGTCTAAAACCGAGAGGATGCGGTTGCGGTGGTGTCTTTTGTTAACAAAATGGTGGAAGTATCTTGTGTTGTGATCCCCCTCTTTAAGCCACCGAATTCTTGACTTACGCTTGTAGAACGATTCCTCCCGAAGTCTAAGTTCCGAGAACGCACGAAGGTGTTCTAGCTCCCGGTCAACCAAGCTACGGTTCGTGGGATCCCGTTCTAGGGCATCCTGTATTGAAAAGAGGGCTAATCTTGCTTGTTCTGTCCGGTTGGAGATGTCCGAGAACGAGCTTGTATTTAGTTGTTTGAGACGTGCTTTGAGGAGCCCGAGCTTGCAACATACCTTGTACATAGGAGAACCGCCGACAGGTGTGCTCCAAGCACGTGTGACAATATCCTTGTAGGACGGATGAGACGTCCAGTAgttaaaaaacttaaaaggtCTTTTGGATACCGGAGGGGGGACGATCTTGACAACCATAGGCGTGTGGTCCGAGATGCCAGGTGCCAAGAAAGCCGCCTCGGAGAAGGAGAAGACACGGCTCCAGTGTTCATTGATGAGGACTCGATCAATCTTACGTTGCTTGCGAGAATCTCCGGAAGAGGTAGCCCATGTGAACCTATGCCCAACATATCTGAGATCGTCAAGTCCAGCATGAGTTAGGCAATCTCCAAATTCATCGAAGGCGGGGATCCAAGCGTTTGAGCTACCCATCCTGTCGGTGTGATCCCGAATGGCATTGAAGTCCCCTGCTACCATCCACGGATCTTCACCTCCGCCGAGACGAATAAGGTCCGCCCAAAGGGCTCTCCGCGCCACAAAAGTGTGCTCACCATAGGCAACCGAAAGATAACAAGACTTGTTCATGGTAATATAATTAAGATGAACATGGATCAACCGAGCATGAGTCAATAGAACAAGAATATCAACGTCCCGAGGATTCCAACCAATCCATATCCTACCTCGAGACGAATAATCATAGTTGGAAGTCCACCGCCAACCCGATAGTAAACCACTGGATATGGATTCAAAACGAGATTGCTTCACCTTAGTCTCCAGAATTCCTATACAAGAAAGCCGGTTGATCCTTACAAGGGACCGGATTTCAGCTTGTTTAAGGGGGTTAACTAGgcccctaatattccaaaatGCAAGAAACATATATACAAGGGGGAGAGGGGAGGTTACCAGTATTTCTTCTtagccttcttcttcttagacTTCAGGCCTGTCTTAGAAGAGGTAGGGCTGTCTTCCCTCCGAGGAATATCCGGCTCCTTAGGGGCTGCATTCGGTTGGATGATCAGATCGTGGTCCTCCGCAAGAGCACCACCCGTGGCCCGAGCTCTAGTAAAAGGAGGGGAGGGAGTGGAAATATCGTCTTTAGCATCGATGCCCTTATTTGTTCCAGTGTCACCACCATTTTCTGATGTGGAAGAGTGGGTAGAGGAGGCTCGGGGTGATTCAGCCGGTGGAAGAGGCTGCGATTCACcttgcaggtttgaaggccTGCAGAGTCCGGGGACCGGTGAAGGAGCCCGAAGAGGAGGGTCCATATTGGCGGTCTTCAAACCGGGAGAGGTATGCCCTGTTTTTTCCGGATTCACATCGTGGTCCGAATCCAACCGTAGCTGAGCAAGTTGAGGGACGGAGGAATCATCCGGTAGGGGTAGTTTAGGTCCCGCATTTCGTCTTCCTTTCCTACCTTGAACTTGCTGCCAAGTGCCTTCGAGCTGGGGGCGAGGATCGGGAGCCGAAGGCTTATCGTTGGGGGGTCCATGTTCACTCGCACACGGGTATCCGGTTGCCCCCAATTTGTGCCCAAAGATGCCACAAGCGTCGCATGAGAGGGGGTTCCATTCGTACTCAACTCCAATAGTGATCAACTCATCATCCCATCGAAGTTTGATCACCTGCACCCGAGGTCGAGAAGCTTTGATCTCGATACATACCCGGGCAAAAGAAAGTCTCTTCATTTGCTCCGTTTGGACATCCACATAGAGAGGATTTCCAATCGCACTAGCAATGCGGCTTATACCTTGCGGTGACCATAGAGAGAGTGGGATATCTCTCATCCTAATCCACACCGGGAGGGTGTCATTTGCGGGTTTCTTGAGCTTTAGCTTTGGATGCCACGGTTGCAACATCATTGTGCTCCTAAGGATGGTGATAGGTCCCATATCTAAGACCTTCCTCCTAAATGTTTCATCCGGGATATGGGTGAAGTAGAAGCCATTCTCATGCATACGAACATCCATGACATGAGCCCCCCACGCCTTTTTAATGGCTTCCTCGGTGATCTTGAAGAAGATCTTCTTCCCCAAGAAGTATCCTACAATACTCTCCCTCAACATCGGGTTTTGATTGGCCACAATCTCCGGAGTGATGTCCACAATCGGCTCCCCATCCTCAATCAAAGGTGCCACATATGATAGGTTATAGCCTTTGGCCATAACTTTGGCGACACTAGCCCATGTTTGTGGTTGCATTTGCTGTTTACCTTGCATTGTAGACCTACTCCTGTTTCGGCCGACTTGTCTATCCGTCACCGGCCGCGAAGGGCCAGCAGGTACCCGCCCATTTTCACCTTCGTGTTGGACCAAAGGAGGCTTAGACTTCCTTCGAAGTGATCTCCCCCTACTACGGCTTCGTCTAGTATCACCAATACCAGACTTGGCCATTGCAGCAGAAGGTACCATAAGGACTGCATTGGCAACAGATTTGCCTTTCAACTACGAGGCCTTGGTGGGTTCAAGCTGAGAGCAAGTACCAATCACCGGCTGTGACGTTGGTTCAGGAAAGGTGGACGGTATGACCTCGTCAAGGGAAGCCATTTACGACACAGCACCAACCACCGGTCAAAGCACCACCAACCGGTTCAGGGAACAAAACCCTTGTGCATTAACCCCCGCCCACCACACAGCAAACGAGAGCACCAGCAAGTAAATCTCCCTCGCAATGAAATAGGGACAGAGCTGCTTACCCGGGAATCAGCGAAGGAGACAGCCAAAGTCGAAGAAACAGGGGTCTGCAATCGAATCGCAGATCTAGTCCCCAAGTGCTATCGCTCGCCGGCGGGGAAATTGTTCAAGTAGGGATGTAAGTGGGGGATATGCGGACTCCAAGTGCAAAGGTGAGGCCCGGGTGCTGTCCAGATTGACTGGAAATCGCCTCGGACCACCGAATCGCCAAATAGGAACCACAGCAGAAGAGATTGTACCTTTGGGGCTGTATCGGGAAGATACTCGAAACTGCTCACCAAATTTGAAGGGGTGATAGAGAAGATGCAGATCTATCTTGTCC
The genomic region above belongs to Rhodamnia argentea isolate NSW1041297 chromosome 6, ASM2092103v1, whole genome shotgun sequence and contains:
- the LOC115748390 gene encoding uncharacterized protein LOC115748390, whose translation is MAKSGIGDTRRSRSRGRSLRRKSKPPLVQHEGENGRVPAGPSRPVTDRQVGRNRSRSTMQGKQQMQPQTWASVAKVMAKGYNLSYVAPLIEDGEPIVDITPEIVANQNPMLRESIVGYFLGKKIFFKITEEAIKKAWGAHVMDVRMHENGFYFTHIPDETFRRKVLDMGPITILRSTMMLQPWHPKLKLKKPANDTLPVWIRMRDIPLSLWSPQGISRIASAIGNPLYVDVQTEQMKRLSFARVCIEIKASRPRVQVIKLRWDDELITIGVEYEWNPLSCDACGIFGHKLGATGYPCASEHGPPNDKPSAPDPRPQLEGTWQQVQGRKGRRNAGPKLPLPDDSSVPQLAQLRLDSDHDVNPEKTGHTSPGLKTANMDPPLRAPSPVPGLCRPSNLQGESQPLPPAESPRASSTHSSTSENGGDTGTNKGIDAKDDISTPSPPFTRARATGGALAEDHDLIIQPNAAPKEPDIPRREDSPTSSKTGLKSKKKKAKKKYWGLVNPLKQAEIRSLVRINRLSCIGILETKVKQSRFESISSGLLSGWRWTSNYDYSSRGRIWIGWNPRDVDILVLLTHARLIHVHLNYITMNKSCYLSVAYGEHTFVARRALWADLIRLGGGEDPWMVAGDFNAIRDHTDRMGSSNAWIPAFDEFGDCLTHAGLDDLRYVGHRFTWATSSGDSRKQRKIDRVLINEHWSRVFSFSEAAFLAPGISDHTPMVVKIVPPPVSKRPFKFFNYWTSHPSYKDIVTRAWSTPVGGSPMYKVCCKLGLLKARLKQLNTSSFSDISNRTEQARLALFSIQDALERDPTNRSLVDRELEHLRAFSELRLREESFYKRKSRIRWLKEGDHNTRYFHHFVNKRHHRNRILSVLDSTGVVLTEPNLVREHIVGHFQQLLNGDSTSTCTGISDIRGYIGRTLDDDQINSLSRHVTDEEIRCTFSSLARGKAPGPDGFNVEFFTTSWETVGPSVILAVKDFFSTGCLLKETNTTILSLVPKTPNASAMGEFRPIACCNTVYKCITKIIANRIASVLPSIVNSSQTAFVKGRRISDNILLAQELFANFHHQPYLPKCAIKVDFQKAYDTMDWSFLEMVLQAFRFPSFLVRLIMECISSPRFSVAINGELHGFFSKNAGIRQGDPLSPYLFTLVMEVFSGILRAKTNLPDFKYFRRCKSSRLSHLFFVDDVLLFTEAHIGSVRLLKEGLDIFSGWSGLKPNRNKSNIFFSGGTSSLHDQIRECLGFQQGTLPFRYLGVPIIASRLSKTHCKVLVDSITARVRSWAQRFLSYAGRLQLIKSVLHSIHVYWASIFTLPRSILHDIERILRRFLWKGPNLGVGGAKVSRADICLPKDEGGLGIRRLVDYNKAMTLKHIWTLFTDKESLWCKWIHSTFPKNTNFWVATKPTFCSWTWKKILDLRVDFSSQFRWKLRNGRTTAFWYDWWHDKGPLFGLFSSRDIYRSRIPHEATVRSFYDSDWPPSDSRNTILGWAEPAPSFNDNGDDILTWQAHPSGTFSVASAWDFIESKGRAAPWHSFVWDRDITPRHAFLMWLVTLNRIPTRTLLIQNRRITDGTCAFCRRRPDSVDHLFFGCSVTGSLALFWAAKCRLTWRNRPWQEHIRWAMTYIGGRSFSHRLAGFSHGALCHLIWTKRNDILFRSKALFVPEMIKHLIKVVKDKAISLGTVNDTPWNRRLQSSWGLSPAIFEARP